The sequence below is a genomic window from Actinomycetota bacterium.
GCCGCAATCCCGCCATCGCCGCACCGACACCGGCGCCAAGGAACGCGCTTTCGCTGATGGGGGTGCCAAGCACCCGCTGACGCCCGAAGCGGACGAGGAGCTCCCTGCGCAGAAGCGGCACATCCTCGCCAAAGACGACGATCCGCGGGTCCTGTGCCATCGCCTGTCCGAGTGCGTCGTCGATAGCCGCGCCGAACCGCATCGTCTTCACGCGACCACTCCGTCCAGAGCGGAGGCGAGCGTGGCCGCGACGTCCGCTTCGATGCGGGCGTCAAGCTCCGATAGACGCTCCGGCTCGGTTGCAAGAACGGCCCGCACGCGCTCGATCGGGTCGTTGGCGGCCCTGCGACGCGGATCGCGCAGCGTGGTGAGGATCGCTAACATCACGTCTCGCACACCCGCCACGCGCTCGGACGCAGATGCCCCGCCCGCGCTGAAGAGCGAGCGCGTGACGCCCCAACCCACAGGAACCATCTCGCGCACGGGGTCGCGCACAACACGCAGGAGCATCAGGCCCAGGAAGTGGCCCTCGAGGTGGACGCAGTTGGCGTGCAGGAAGCTCGGGCCGCGTCCCGAACGCGCCCGCTCGACCGCCCGGTGGGCCGCCCGCCAGACGTCCTCGACGTCAAGTCCATCGGCCTGCTCGTAGTGGACGCCGAGCCCGCTGACCCGTTCCCGCATCGCGCCGCGAGTGGACGCATCCGGCTTCGTCGTGATCGCCCAGTCGTCGTCCTTGCACACGAAGAGCACCGGCAGCTCCCAGGCGGCCGCGAGGTTCAGGGACGCCATCAGCATGCCCTGGTTCATCGAGCCTTCGCCGAAGAAGGCGACGGCGACGGAACCGGGCCGGAGGTGTTGAGCCGCCAGTGCGAATCCCGCAGCTGCCGGGCCGGCAGCGCCGACGATTCCCGAGGATGCGGCCAGGTGCGGCTGCGAGAACAGGTGCATGTGTCCGCCTTGGCCAGCACAGAGCCCGTCGGATCGTCCGAGCATCTCGCGGATGAGAGCGATCGGATCGATGCCGCGCATCAGGAGGGCCGCCGTGCCGCGATGATCGAGCGCCATCGCATCTCCGTCGCGCAACTGGGACACCACGCCTGCGACGATGGCTTCCTCGCCGGTCCCCAGGTGCATCTCGCCCGAGATGAGGCCGTCGTTCCAGAGTCGAGCAACGGCCTCTTCGAACAGCCGGCTTGTCTTCATGAGCGTGTAGAGAGACCAGATGTCCGGGTCGTGTCCCACGAGTCCCGAGCCCCCTTGAGCGAACCTGCGCGGCGAAGCCTCCCCGGCCTCCGTCATGCCGAGCGTAGCTCGTACCGCCTGGTCTTGCTAGAAGACGCTCTTGCTTGACTTGAACGACTCCCAGTAGACGGGGAGCGACTTGACGCCGTAGAACAGGGCGCTGAAGTCGCGGTACCAACTCATGTTGCACGAATTGCACGCGACTTCCTTCAAGTCCTCCTTCTTCATGGTGAGCATGTTGCCCAGGACGTCGGGGAGCTGCATGCAGGGCCTCACGTCGAAGAACCAGTCGACGAACATGACACGATATCCGCCCAGGCATTGGTACCGCACCGTTGATGGATCCTTGAGGTAGCGCACGATGTCGTTCATGGAGGCGACCGAGTTCACGATGTTGTGCTTTCGTGATTTCTTGAGCTCCATGACGCTTTCGAGCGATTCCACGACCAGGTCGCGCGACAGGCTGATGCCCTCACCTCCCAGGGGATACACCACGGACTTGGAGAAGGTCGGGTAGTTGACCGAGATGAGGTCAAAGCCCATGTCGGTCGCTTTGCCGAACAGCTTCTCCATCTGGTCATGGTTGTTGTTCCATATGAGGATCGAGGCCATCGACTTGATACTGGTCTTGTGGATCTTCCTGACCGCGATCTCCATGTCCCGCATGATGTTGGGGATCCTTCTTGATTCCTCAAGCACCTTGGGGTCGTCCGAATCGAACGAGGGGGGTAGTCGGTTAGCTCCACCTGCCCCAAGATGTTGTGTCTCCTCACCACTCGTAGCCATGGGTGACTTCGGCCTCGGTGACGGGGACGGTGACCACGGCCTGCTCGAGGAGCCGGCGAAAGACCAGGCCGCGGTT
It includes:
- a CDS encoding thiamine pyrophosphate-dependent enzyme yields the protein MGHDPDIWSLYTLMKTSRLFEEAVARLWNDGLISGEMHLGTGEEAIVAGVVSQLRDGDAMALDHRGTAALLMRGIDPIALIREMLGRSDGLCAGQGGHMHLFSQPHLAASSGIVGAAGPAAAGFALAAQHLRPGSVAVAFFGEGSMNQGMLMASLNLAAAWELPVLFVCKDDDWAITTKPDASTRGAMRERVSGLGVHYEQADGLDVEDVWRAAHRAVERARSGRGPSFLHANCVHLEGHFLGLMLLRVVRDPVREMVPVGWGVTRSLFSAGGASASERVAGVRDVMLAILTTLRDPRRRAANDPIERVRAVLATEPERLSELDARIEADVAATLASALDGVVA